The bacterium DNA window CCGTATTTTCTTTTCGGCAATAATAAGCGCCTTGCCGTTCCCGATTCACAATTGCGAGAATGGATAAATTTTATACATAATCCGAGTAACATAGAAGTTGTCTTTTCGCGAGAAGCGATAGAAGAATATTTATTAAGCATCTCTCCTTCCATGGCTCGGGAGGCGCGGGACGTTACACTCGGTGCGGACGCAAACGGCGTCATGTTCGTCGCATTGCCCTCCGAAAATGCCCTGCGACTCAACATACAGAAAACCGCCGGAGAAATGACATCTCACTTTGAAAAAATGAAACGCAACATTTCCGTAATAATGGACGAGACGCCGGCTCACATCAATGAACTGCTTTTGAAAGAACGCAACATTACGCATCTTGTGGGCCGGGGAGAATCCAGTTTTGCGGGGTCTCCAAAAAACCGCATACAGAACATACGGGTCGCCTCAGAAAAATACCGGGGCATGTTCATAGAACAGGGGGAGGAATTCTCTTTTAATGCACATCTGGGCGATATCGACGCGGCGGGCGGATACGTGCCGGAACTGGTCATTAAAAACAATAAACTTATCCCCGAATACGGGGGCGGCATTTGCCAGGTATCGACCACCCTGTTCCGCGCGGCGGTATGGGCGGGTCTGAAGATCACAAAGCGCGCCAACCACTCCATCCCCGTACGCTACTATGGCGCTCCGGGCTTTGACGCGACCGTTTATCCGCCAAGCCCCGACCTTGCGTTCGTAAACACCGCAACGGGCACCTTGTTCATACAACCGCGCATCGAGGGCACGAAACTGGCATTCGAACTTTATGGACAACGAAGCGAAAAAGAAGTGAAGGTTGAGGGGCCGCGCGTCGTGGAATCCAAGCGCGACGGAAGCATACGCACCGTAGTTACTCAAAAGGTCTTTGAGGGAGGAGTCCTTGTGCAGCAAAAATCTTTCTGGTCCCTGTACAAATCTCCCGAACTCTATAAGATAGAGCGAAATCCTCTTGAATAGCTTATAGCTACTAGCTTTTAGCTTATAGGAGATGGAAATCAAAAACACCCCGCTGCGGCAGGGTGTTTTTGACAGAGGTGTTTTCGTAGCTATGGACTTATAACGGTTCCCGACACGCCAAAAAACTTCGCAACGATGTTCACGATGGCATACGAGAGGACAAGTAACACTACACCCACAATAGCCCAGGTAATGGTGTCTTTGCCCGTGGTGAGTTTTTTTTCGTCTCCGCGCGAGGTGAGTATGGAGATGGCTCCCATAATAATGAACAAAACTCCCAGAATCATTCCGAACACCAGCACCCACTGTGCTACGGCTTTAAGTGCAATATAAAAATCGCCGATGCTGGTCACCGACGGCTCGGGAATGGTTTCAGCGGCGCGCGCAACATTAAATGCGGCGCCAAGTGCTATCAAAGAAACGTATCTCATATAAGTTGTGCAAAGCGCCTTGCTCTAAAAATTCCCATCCTAGCACGAGCTTCCGCTAAAAAACCCTGACCCCTCAAGCGATACATCTAAATCAGCTCCAAAAAAGCTGGCAATAATTTTTATAAGCGCAGTTGCAAGAACCAAGAATACGGTGCCGATGATCGCATAAAGAATAATGTTCTTGGCATCTTTTGCTTTTGTATCATCCCCTCCCGAAGTAATGTATTTAACCCCTCCCCAAATAACAAATAACACCCCGATAAGAAGCCCAAAAACCAATATCCAGCTTGTGGCCGCCTGTATGATTTCGTAGAAGTCGCAAATTGACTCTATATCGGTGGACGGTATAAGGCTGGGGTCTGGGGCATCAACATCGAGAGCACGAACACCAAGAGGCGCGAAGAACCCAAAAAAGAGAGTAAGAAATTTTCTCATAATCAACAGATTAAACTAATCGACCCCGAAGAAACTGACAATAATTTTTATAAGCGCAACTGCAAGGATCAAAAATACGGTGCCGATGAGCGCATAAAGAATAATGCTCTTGGCGTCCTTTGCTTTTGTATCATCCCCTCCCGAAGTAATGTATTTAACCCCTCCCCAAATAACAAATAACACCCCGATAAGAAGCCCAAAAACCAATATCCAGCTTGTGGCTACTCCTAGGATTATGTAGAAATCAGAAACTGAGTCTATGTCGGTGGACGGCACGGTGATACCGACGTCTCCAGGTAATTCTATCGCCAGCGCCGGTAGGGGGAG harbors:
- a CDS encoding VanW family protein, with product MHRKLGLKNNTFSRRTFLVGIAVFFLACLLPLCSIFAYFAYTRNRFLAGVSISGISVGRKTTTQARDMLENRLRLFSLRMELAPDALLEKSGKPEKIVLGSLRELGVSVLFDDALHDAFAIGHRGSFLNDLRETLARKGRSSNIPLRIAHDDNILRAYLLEKFGGTREMPATNATVFFKENRIMVTPSRDGSIIDRVRLKEALAERLATLQDLPIILEIVPDRPRIDTRDAKEIASRVENILGSAPYFLFGNNKRLAVPDSQLREWINFIHNPSNIEVVFSREAIEEYLLSISPSMAREARDVTLGADANGVMFVALPSENALRLNIQKTAGEMTSHFEKMKRNISVIMDETPAHINELLLKERNITHLVGRGESSFAGSPKNRIQNIRVASEKYRGMFIEQGEEFSFNAHLGDIDAAGGYVPELVIKNNKLIPEYGGGICQVSTTLFRAAVWAGLKITKRANHSIPVRYYGAPGFDATVYPPSPDLAFVNTATGTLFIQPRIEGTKLAFELYGQRSEKEVKVEGPRVVESKRDGSIRTVVTQKVFEGGVLVQQKSFWSLYKSPELYKIERNPLE
- a CDS encoding pilin; protein product: MRKFLTLFFGFFAPLGVRALDVDAPDPSLIPSTDIESICDFYEIIQAATSWILVFGLLIGVLFVIWGGVKYITSGGDDTKAKDAKNIILYAIIGTVFLVLATALIKIIASFFGADLDVSLEGSGFFSGSSC